In the Bombus pyrosoma isolate SC7728 linkage group LG15, ASM1482585v1, whole genome shotgun sequence genome, one interval contains:
- the LOC122575465 gene encoding reticulon-4 receptor-like 2 isoform X2, giving the protein MILVVRLLFVLSATLSRANCKPRPDTSRDCAHSESTFERSATTETESEMVTGTISADGNVAITILEELENRLSRLERRLRAVEQPVWQMSSAEEDWEICAEGPCRCQPETKSVSCWRQNLLDLPAAQLVPRDVLKLDLAGNRLTALHRDTFLDMTRLNHLDISDNSIEHLPLNLFFSLHAVTRIRLSKNLLGELHRSQFLSTRNLRILDASSNRLQTLPESLFLSTTSLVLLDLSCNQLSSFASETFRGLSTLEELLLGKNRLSTLPVDLFKDLTNLKYLGLEENWLKELPDELFRAQASLQELNVRGNQLTEISASLLAPLERLRSLEMSNNKIARVNIGCRFIGLSWFGSVERTSTGTQPYTKLNTGTILKFYWFGEAGVVCKWYRKPITWRVSRLDKLDFSVSALEPPEQSASRFVRGYAESAKTSDPECLGSWSQIIYLLCHLGFSTRCSSSSSFALLEIHGTVTARFPIWPCGCKKCT; this is encoded by the exons ATGATTCTAGTCGTTCGATTGTTGTTCGTGCTCTCGGCCACTCTTTCTCGGGCAAATTGTAAGCCGCGACCAGACACTTCTCGCGATTGCGCGCATTCAGAGTCCACTTTCGAACGATCCGCAACTACGGAAACGGAGTCGGAAATGGTAACGGGAACGATTTCGGCGGATGGTAACGTCGCGATCACGATTCTCGAGGAGCTCGAGAATCGTTTATCTCGTCTGGAAAGAAGACTCAGGGCGGTTGAGCAACCCG TTTGGCAGATGAGCTCCGCCGAGGAAGATTGGGAGATTTGCGCGGAAGGGCCGTGTAGGTGTCAACCGGAAACTAAATCGGTGTCTTGTTGGAGGCAGAATCTGTTGGATCTTCCCGCGGCGCAACTAGTTCCCCGAGATGTGTTGAAATT GGACCTGGCTGGCAATCGACTGACGGCGCTTCACAGGGATACCTTCTTGGACATGACACGGTTGAATCATCT aGATATCAGCGACAACTCGATCGAGCATCTTCCTCTAAACTTGTTCTTCTCGCTGCACGCTGTCACGCGCATCAGGCTGAGCAAAAATTTGCTCGGCGAGTTGCATCGATCTCAATTTCTGAGCACGCGAAATCTTCGTATTCT GGACGCGTCGTCCAACAGGCTGCAAACTCTACCGGAAAGTCTCTTCCTAAGTACCACGTCGCTGGTACTGCTCGATCTGTCCTGCAATCAACTATCGAGCTTCGCGTCGGAAACGTTCCGCGGCTTATCAACGCTGGAGGAGCTCTTATTAGGAAAAAATCGTCTGTCAACCCTTCCCGTAGACCTGTTCAAGGATCTGACGAATCTGAAGTATCTCGGTTTGGAAGAGAACTGGCTAAAGGAATTACCCGACGAGTTGTTTCGAGCGCAAGCGTCGCTTCAGGAATTGAACGTAAGGGGCAATCAACTGACAGAGATATCCGCGAGTTTGTTGGCTCCGCTCGAACGTCTGCGCTCCCTCGAGATGTCTAACAACAAGATAGCCAGAGTAAATATCGGAT GTCGATTCATTGGCCTTTCATGGTTTGGTAGCGTTGAAAGAACTTCAACTGGGACACAACCGTATACGAAACTTAACACCGGGACTATTCTCAAATTCTACTGGTTTGGAGAGGCTGGTGTTGTATGCAAATGGTATAGAAAGCCTATCACGTGGCGCGTTTCACGGCTTGACAAACTTGACTTCTCTGTTTCTGCACTCGAACCACCTGAGCAATCTGCATCCCGATTTGTTCGAGGATACGCCGAGTCTGCGAAAACT AGCGATCCCGAATGCTTAGGCAGCTGGAGTCAAATTATCTATCTTCTTTGCCACCTCGGATTTTCGACACGGTGCAGTTCATCGAGCAGCTTCGCCTTGCTAGAAATCCATGGCACTGTGACTGCGCGGTTTCCTATTTGGCCATGTGGTTGCAAAAAATGTACCTAG
- the LOC122575483 gene encoding uncharacterized protein LOC122575483 isoform X2, with protein MIETYGKSLRIFRVFGLLFSLTIVVANAQEISKNATTIINDEAAVPTSISREDKMEARSEGETLLEIEPSTRSVEWKNSGPFTRRKDSYLDALRHSRTSTDPREGIVAVDVTSGSSIQRRKEQSVGPVYAGKRSEISFQTGSDRDSFSMVPSDSYSLPTRSSSDFSGLKNSYGPPRSQPPRETYGPPRETYGPPRETYGPPYHDQSSYGGEYTSVGAYPAQPQQAYGVPHGMTESVHLGFPSIDFSWPFALKLNAFTLAKILLKLVIFKMIVKFIAVICLLLFIPKLEIKKTIKKVNMQSNNDDDDDEDEGRSLRNANWRVWDRLNLLTLVVDEAWKQHEIANESSSSECSTLECQVRRAFKNDQSWPDYEQLLQNYIMEETRRL; from the exons ATGATCGAGACGTACGGAAAAAGTTTGCGAATCTTTCGCGTCTTTGGGctgttattttcattaacgaTCGTAGTCGCGAACGCTCAGGAAATCTCCAAAAACGCGACTACGATCATCAACGATGAAGCAGCCGTCCCGACGTCTATTAGCCGCGAGGACAAAATGGAAGCGAGATCTGAAGGAGAGACTCTGCTGGAGATAGAACCATCGACGAGAAGTGTTGAGTGGAAAAATAGCGGTCCATTTACTCGTAGGAAGGACAGCTATTTGGACGCATTAAGACATTCTCGAACTAGCACGGATCCTCGCGAAGGAATAGTTGCAGTGGACGTAACGTCGGGTAGCTCTAttcaacgaagaaaggaacaaTCGGTGGGACCAGTCTATGCAGGAAAAAGGTCCGAGATATCCTTCCAAACCGGCTCGGACAGAGATTCCTTCTCCATGGTACCAAGCGATTCGTATTCCTTGCCGACACGATCGTCCAGTGACTTTTCGGGCCTCAAAAATTCTTACGGACCTCCCCGATCGCAACCACCGCGTGAAACGTACGGACCACCGCGCGAAACGTACGGACCACCGCGCGAAACATACGGACCACCTTATCACGATCAATCTTCCTACGGGGGAGAATACACGTCCGTTGGCGCATATCCGGCTCAGCCGCAGCAAG CGTACGGAGTGCCACATGGAATGACCGAATCGGTGCATCTTGGTTTTCCATCTATCGACTTCTCTTGGCCCTTCGCCCTCAAGCTGAACGCCTTCACCCTGGCCAAGATACTTTTGAAATTGGTTATTTTCAAGATGATAGTTAAGTTTATCGCTGTTATCTGTCTGCTGCTTTTCATCCCCAAGCTGGAGATTAAAAAGACGATCAAGAAGGTGAATATGCAGAGTAAcaacgatgacgacgacgatgagGACGAAGGCCGTAGTTTGCGAAACG CTAACTGGAGAGTATGGGATAGACTAAATCTCTTGACCTTGGTGGTAGACGAGGCATGGAAACAACACGAGATCGCCAACGAATCTAGCTCCAGTGAATGCTCCACGCTCGAGTGCCAAGTTCGTAGAGCCTTCAAAAACGACCAATCGTGGCCCGATTATGAGCAACTATTGCAGAATTATATTATGGAGGAAACGCGGCGCCTTTAA
- the LOC122575467 gene encoding glutamate decarboxylase 2, with the protein MTELLGRLLEILEEENAFDRTGNEPVLHFVHPEELQKRLSIQLTEEPATKGEIETAIRQTIRYSVKTFSPHFHNQLFAGIDEYGLAGSWLTDVFNTSQYTYEVAPVFTVMERQIIEKSLELVGYPPLPEGDGILCPGGSISNMYGMVMARYKMIPDVKRKGLAGLPPMVCFTSEAGHYSISKGAHWLGLGTDHVYKVKCDEFGRMRPDELKAAIAEVKKQGHLPFFVNATCGTTVLGSFDPLPEIAAICREENLWLHVDACLGGALLLSEKYRDRLKGIELSNSVAWNPHKMLGAPFQCSLFLIKGKNALHEANCAGARYLFQQDKHYDVSWDTGDKSLQCGRKVDGAKFWLMWKARGTKGLRESVELAMSAVEYFFERIKSRKGFRLVLPRYEGCNICFWYIPPSMQAQQETQEWWNKLYEVTAKIKERMMLEGTLMVGYTPLSYKNIGNFFRMVVTCQPPPTKASMDYVIDKIEKLSVDL; encoded by the exons ATGACCGAGCTGCTAGGACGATTACTGGAAATTCTTGAGGAGGAAAATGCGTTCGATCGTACGGGTAACGAACCCGTCTTACACTTCGTCCATCCGGAAGAGCTACAG AAACGATTATCGATACAACTGACCGAGGAACCAGCTACCAAAGGAGAAATCGAGACAGCAATACGACAAACGATTCGATACTCTGTCAAGACGTTCAGTCCACATTTTCATAATCAGCTGTTCGCTGGTATCGATGAATATGGCTTGGCAGGTTCTTGGTTGACAGATGTGTTTAATACCAGCCA ATACACGTACGAGGTGGCTCCCGTGTTCACCGTGATGGAACgacaaataatagaaaagtcGTTGGAACTGGTCGGGTATCCTCCGTTACCCGAAGGAGATGGCATACTTTGTCCTGGTGGTAGTATATCAAATATGTATGGTATGGTGATGGCCAGATACAAAATGATCCCGGATGTAAAGAGGAAAGGTCTCGCGGGTCTTCCGCCGATGGTTTGTTTCACCAGTGAGGCTGGCCACTATTCAATCTCTAAAGGAGCCCACTGGTTGGGCCTAGGAACCGATCACGTTTATAAG GTCAAATGCGACGAATTTGGACGAATGCGACCAGACGAATTAAAGGCTGCCATAGCGGAAGTCAAAAAACAGGGTCATTTACCTTTCTTCGTGAACGCTACATGCGGCACCACGGTCCTCGGCTCCTTCGATCCGCTGCCGGAAATCGCGGCCATCTGCCGCGAGGAGAATCTATGGTTACATGTTGAC GCATGTCTCGGTGGTGCGCTGTTACTTTCGGAGAAATATCGAGACCGGTTGAAAGGAATCGAACT CTCGAATTCCGTGGCGTGGAATCCACACAAGATGCTTGGCGCACCGTTCCAATGCTCGCTGTTCTTGATTAAGGGTAAAAACGCTCTGCACGAAGCGAATTGCGCGGGAGCGCGGTATTTGTTCCAGCAGGACAAACATTATGACGTATCTTGGGACACCGGCGACAAGAGCTTGCAATGTGGGAGAAAG GTCGACGGAGCCAAATTTTGGCTGATGTGGAAAGCACGAGGGACCAAAGGACTTCGCGAATCCGTGGAACTCGCTATGTCCGCGGTCGAGTACTTTTTCGAACGAATTAAAAGCCGGAAAGGATTTCGTTTGGTACTTCCCCGGTACGAAGGTTGTAACATTTGCTTCTG GTACATACCACCCAGTATGCAAGCTCAACAGGAGACTCAGGAATGGTGGAACAAATTGTACGAGGTCACGGCTAAAATCAAGGAACGCATGATGCTCGAGGGGACGCTGATGGTTGGCTACACGCCGCTATCGTACAAGAATATTGGCAACTTTTTCCGCATGGTCGTCACATGTCAACCGCCACCGACCAAAGCTTCCATGGATTACGTGATCGACAAGATAGAAAAGCTGTCGGTTGATTTGTAA
- the LOC122575505 gene encoding uncharacterized protein LOC122575505, with translation MKSIVLLALVVVCALAFIEETSALPTDTTTVSTKRVKEPKEIKETATASKDVKAAKEAAKEAKRNKKDCAKECGTAYEPICAHDPNDANFKPRTFGTQCAMDVHNCEMGTKLVMKNKGECAGAGGVRLS, from the exons ATGAAGTCCATCGTTTTATTGG CATTGGTTGTCGTATGCGCCCTCGCTTTTATCGAGGAGACGAGCGCCTTGCCCACGGATACGACCACCGTGTCGACGAAACGGGTCAAAGAGCCTAAGGAGATCAAGGAGACCGCGACCGCATCCAAGGACGTAAAGGCAGCTAAAGAGGCGGCCAAAGAGGCGAAAAGGAATAAGAAGGATTGCGCGAAAGAATGTGGAACTGCGTACGAACCGATCTGCGCCCATGATCCGAACGACGCTAACTTTAAGCCAAGGACGTTCGGTACCCAATGTGCTATGGACGTTCACAACTGCGAAATGGGAACAA AGCTGGTAATGAAGAACAAGGGCGAGTGTGCCGGAGCTGGCGGCGTGAGGCTCTCTTAA
- the LOC122575483 gene encoding uncharacterized protein LOC122575483 isoform X1 produces the protein MIETYGKSLRIFRVFGLLFSLTIVVANAQEISKNATTIINDEAAVPTSISREDKMEARSEGETLLEIEPSTRSVEWKNSGPFTRRKDSYLDALRHSRTSTDPREGIVAVDVTSGSSIQRRKEQSVGPVYAGKRSEISFQTGSDRDSFSMVPSDSYSLPTRSSSDFSGLKNSYGPPRSQPPRETYGPPRETYGPPRETYGPPYHDQSSYGGEYTSVGAYPAQPQQGETRAYGVPHGMTESVHLGFPSIDFSWPFALKLNAFTLAKILLKLVIFKMIVKFIAVICLLLFIPKLEIKKTIKKVNMQSNNDDDDDEDEGRSLRNANWRVWDRLNLLTLVVDEAWKQHEIANESSSSECSTLECQVRRAFKNDQSWPDYEQLLQNYIMEETRRL, from the exons ATGATCGAGACGTACGGAAAAAGTTTGCGAATCTTTCGCGTCTTTGGGctgttattttcattaacgaTCGTAGTCGCGAACGCTCAGGAAATCTCCAAAAACGCGACTACGATCATCAACGATGAAGCAGCCGTCCCGACGTCTATTAGCCGCGAGGACAAAATGGAAGCGAGATCTGAAGGAGAGACTCTGCTGGAGATAGAACCATCGACGAGAAGTGTTGAGTGGAAAAATAGCGGTCCATTTACTCGTAGGAAGGACAGCTATTTGGACGCATTAAGACATTCTCGAACTAGCACGGATCCTCGCGAAGGAATAGTTGCAGTGGACGTAACGTCGGGTAGCTCTAttcaacgaagaaaggaacaaTCGGTGGGACCAGTCTATGCAGGAAAAAGGTCCGAGATATCCTTCCAAACCGGCTCGGACAGAGATTCCTTCTCCATGGTACCAAGCGATTCGTATTCCTTGCCGACACGATCGTCCAGTGACTTTTCGGGCCTCAAAAATTCTTACGGACCTCCCCGATCGCAACCACCGCGTGAAACGTACGGACCACCGCGCGAAACGTACGGACCACCGCGCGAAACATACGGACCACCTTATCACGATCAATCTTCCTACGGGGGAGAATACACGTCCGTTGGCGCATATCCGGCTCAGCCGCAGCAAGGTGAGACTCGAg CGTACGGAGTGCCACATGGAATGACCGAATCGGTGCATCTTGGTTTTCCATCTATCGACTTCTCTTGGCCCTTCGCCCTCAAGCTGAACGCCTTCACCCTGGCCAAGATACTTTTGAAATTGGTTATTTTCAAGATGATAGTTAAGTTTATCGCTGTTATCTGTCTGCTGCTTTTCATCCCCAAGCTGGAGATTAAAAAGACGATCAAGAAGGTGAATATGCAGAGTAAcaacgatgacgacgacgatgagGACGAAGGCCGTAGTTTGCGAAACG CTAACTGGAGAGTATGGGATAGACTAAATCTCTTGACCTTGGTGGTAGACGAGGCATGGAAACAACACGAGATCGCCAACGAATCTAGCTCCAGTGAATGCTCCACGCTCGAGTGCCAAGTTCGTAGAGCCTTCAAAAACGACCAATCGTGGCCCGATTATGAGCAACTATTGCAGAATTATATTATGGAGGAAACGCGGCGCCTTTAA
- the LOC122575465 gene encoding leucine-rich repeat-containing protein 15-like isoform X1, whose product MILVVRLLFVLSATLSRANCKPRPDTSRDCAHSESTFERSATTETESEMVTGTISADGNVAITILEELENRLSRLERRLRAVEQPVWQMSSAEEDWEICAEGPCRCQPETKSVSCWRQNLLDLPAAQLVPRDVLKLDLAGNRLTALHRDTFLDMTRLNHLDISDNSIEHLPLNLFFSLHAVTRIRLSKNLLGELHRSQFLSTRNLRILDASSNRLQTLPESLFLSTTSLVLLDLSCNQLSSFASETFRGLSTLEELLLGKNRLSTLPVDLFKDLTNLKYLGLEENWLKELPDELFRAQASLQELNVRGNQLTEISASLLAPLERLRSLEMSNNKIARVDSLAFHGLVALKELQLGHNRIRNLTPGLFSNSTGLERLVLYANGIESLSRGAFHGLTNLTSLFLHSNHLSNLHPDLFEDTPSLRKLQLESNYLSSLPPRIFDTVQFIEQLRLARNPWHCDCAVSYLAMWLQKMYLARVNETKPGEDLGVWEFGAGAVCRGPGTLGGKLLLHLTFHELCEGQWASMRGLVPRLPVDRIGSGGGRVIASMDDPFSRNEPISVFNLSRSLSMER is encoded by the exons ATGATTCTAGTCGTTCGATTGTTGTTCGTGCTCTCGGCCACTCTTTCTCGGGCAAATTGTAAGCCGCGACCAGACACTTCTCGCGATTGCGCGCATTCAGAGTCCACTTTCGAACGATCCGCAACTACGGAAACGGAGTCGGAAATGGTAACGGGAACGATTTCGGCGGATGGTAACGTCGCGATCACGATTCTCGAGGAGCTCGAGAATCGTTTATCTCGTCTGGAAAGAAGACTCAGGGCGGTTGAGCAACCCG TTTGGCAGATGAGCTCCGCCGAGGAAGATTGGGAGATTTGCGCGGAAGGGCCGTGTAGGTGTCAACCGGAAACTAAATCGGTGTCTTGTTGGAGGCAGAATCTGTTGGATCTTCCCGCGGCGCAACTAGTTCCCCGAGATGTGTTGAAATT GGACCTGGCTGGCAATCGACTGACGGCGCTTCACAGGGATACCTTCTTGGACATGACACGGTTGAATCATCT aGATATCAGCGACAACTCGATCGAGCATCTTCCTCTAAACTTGTTCTTCTCGCTGCACGCTGTCACGCGCATCAGGCTGAGCAAAAATTTGCTCGGCGAGTTGCATCGATCTCAATTTCTGAGCACGCGAAATCTTCGTATTCT GGACGCGTCGTCCAACAGGCTGCAAACTCTACCGGAAAGTCTCTTCCTAAGTACCACGTCGCTGGTACTGCTCGATCTGTCCTGCAATCAACTATCGAGCTTCGCGTCGGAAACGTTCCGCGGCTTATCAACGCTGGAGGAGCTCTTATTAGGAAAAAATCGTCTGTCAACCCTTCCCGTAGACCTGTTCAAGGATCTGACGAATCTGAAGTATCTCGGTTTGGAAGAGAACTGGCTAAAGGAATTACCCGACGAGTTGTTTCGAGCGCAAGCGTCGCTTCAGGAATTGAACGTAAGGGGCAATCAACTGACAGAGATATCCGCGAGTTTGTTGGCTCCGCTCGAACGTCTGCGCTCCCTCGAGATGTCTAACAACAAGATAGCCAGA GTCGATTCATTGGCCTTTCATGGTTTGGTAGCGTTGAAAGAACTTCAACTGGGACACAACCGTATACGAAACTTAACACCGGGACTATTCTCAAATTCTACTGGTTTGGAGAGGCTGGTGTTGTATGCAAATGGTATAGAAAGCCTATCACGTGGCGCGTTTCACGGCTTGACAAACTTGACTTCTCTGTTTCTGCACTCGAACCACCTGAGCAATCTGCATCCCGATTTGTTCGAGGATACGCCGAGTCTGCGAAAACT GCAGCTGGAGTCAAATTATCTATCTTCTTTGCCACCTCGGATTTTCGACACGGTGCAGTTCATCGAGCAGCTTCGCCTTGCTAGAAATCCATGGCACTGTGACTGCGCGGTTTCCTATTTGGCCATGTGGTTGCAAAAAATGTACCTAGCGCGAGTAAATGAGACAAAACCAGGCGAAGATTTGGGCGTTTGGGAATTTGGCGCTGGAGCGGTTTGCAGAGGTCCTGGCACACTCGGTGGCAAATTACTGCTACATCTGACGTTTCACGAGCTGTGCGAGGGTCAATGGGCCTCGATGAGGGGCTTGGTTCCTCGACTTCCAGTCGATCGCATCGGTAGTGGTGGTGGTCGAGTCATAGCTTCCATGGACGATCCGTTCTCGCGAAACGAACCTATTTCCGTGTTTAATCtgtctcgttctctctctatGGAACGATAa